From Triticum urartu cultivar G1812 chromosome 2, Tu2.1, whole genome shotgun sequence, a single genomic window includes:
- the LOC125536016 gene encoding uncharacterized protein LOC125536016 produces the protein MPKRPRKCKHGGGRERLYLVFDDWCHGYSIRTVNLLPGENHQQTAFSDQDDQDKVPHFPWPFFRMVAPRESPKYFTSAFDTRILAMHPRDPEGDLLEGYFPMLDVRSRCVTTGPGQRDLFYPIYHLPVGNKLFTMSSYSFEMLCLEELSAKVSHRNSSKEWSWKELEQQPFNVCDVTSYSLHPEERTFLISTKKDTTEATFSFDTERHSSKLLGNWVLPFDGQGHFDQHLKAFVGLSKEPDTLGQIYCCDVPIYGTCEGQCPVPSMNLCKENLFISGDPRDKHVGATLVYMGGVSKFCLVQCVNKEVRDPGLSLPGSWMYRLTTFSLSLDDQRKELTTGDTCHSQYYKVPKATTKSLLVQDPVAFWM, from the coding sequence ATGCCAAAGCGGCCGCGGAAATGTAAGCATGGCGGCGGCCGTGAGCGACTTTACCTTGTCTTTGATGACTGGTGCCATGGATATAGCATCCGCACGGTGAACTTGTTGCCCGGCGAGAACCATCAGCAGACTGCTTTCTCAGACCAAGACGACCAAGACAAGGTGCCACATTTTCCTTGGCCTTTCTTCCGCATGGTGGCGCCTCGTGAATCTCCTAAGTACTTCACATCAGCCTTTGACACCAGGATCTTGGCGATGCATCCGAGAGATCCCGAGGGTGACTTGTTGGAAGGTTACTTCCCCATGTTGGACGTCCGCTCGCGGTGCGTCACCACTGGCCCTGGGCAGAGAGATCTTTTTTATCCCATCTACCACCTCCCGGTCGGCAACAAGCTATTCACTATGAGCTCTTACTCCTTCGAGATGCTCTGCTTGGAGGAGCTCTCAGCCAAGGTATCGCATCGAAATTCCAGCAAAGAGTGGTCGTGGAAAGAGCTCGAGCAGCAGCCATTTAATGTTTGTGACGTCACTTCCTACTCCCTGCACCCTGAAGAACGGACCTTCCtcatcagcaccaagaaggacaCCACCGAGGCCACCTTCAGCTTTGACACGGAGAGGCATTCATCGAAACTACTTGGCAATTGGGTTCTGCCCTTCGACGGCCAGGGTCACTTTGACCAGCACCTCAAGGCCTTTGTCGGGCTCTCCAAAGAACCGGACACCCTCGGCCAAATTTACTGCTGCGACGTGCCCATCTATGGTACCTGTGAAGGGCAGTGCCCTGTCCCTTCGATGAATCTCTGCAAGGAGAATCTGTTCATTTCTGGTGACCCAAGGGATAAGCATGTAGGCGCTACCCTTGTCTATATGGGAGGCGTGAGCAAATTCTGTCTCGTGCAGTGTGTCAACAAGGAGGTGAGGGATCCTGGTTTGAGCCTACCTGGTTCCTGGATGTATCGCTTGACAACATTCTCTCTCAGCCTGGACGATCAGCGTAAAGAACTGACAACTGGCGATACCTGTCACTCGCAGTACTACAAAGTGCCCAAAGCAACCACCAAGTCGTTACTCGTTCAAGATCCTGTGGCATTTTGGATGTAG